The following proteins are co-located in the Streptomyces sp. NBC_01198 genome:
- a CDS encoding CARDB domain-containing protein, with product MKRKQLRRLITGVLAAGLIALGLSPLATSAGAADRPDLALGKPASAGGSTGGYPAANVTDGNQGSYWEGPTNAFPQGLQVDLGHIAAVDQVVLKLPASWEARTETLSVQGSTDGTAFSTLAAAQGRAFAPGTANTVTISFSAADARYVRLNITGNTGWPAAQVSEFEIYGTEATDPGGDPGDPGDGNGTDLAHGKPIEASSTTQSFVAANADDGQLGTYWESNGFPATLTAKLGADADLTSVVVKLNPDGVWGTRTQNIQVLGRGQAGGGFTSLAAAAAYTFNPATNQNSVRIPVSGRAADVQLAITGNSGAPGAQVAEFQVIGVPAPNPDLTVTALSWSPAAPVETDSVTVSATVRNAGSAASPATTVNVSVGGVVAGTAPVGALAAGASATVSVNAGKRPTGSYPVTAAVDPSDTVIEQNNANNSLTASSPLVVAQSPGPDLQVLGVTSSPSNPAVGASVSFTVAVHNRGTTASGATTVTRLTVGGTTLNTNTPSVAAGSTTTVNVSGTWTATSGGATIVATADATGVVTETNESNNIFSQPIVVGRGAAVPFTEYEAENGTYQGTLLTTDRERTFGHTDFATESSGRKSVRLNSTGQYVQFTSTVPTNSIVVRNSIPDAAAGGGIDATISLYVNHTFVRKLTLSSTHSWLYGSTDDPEGLTNRPGGDARRLFDESNALLNTTYPAGTTFRLQRDATDTASFYIIDMVDLEQVAPPTAKPAECTSITDYGAVPDDGIDDTAAIQRAVTADQTGTINCVWIPAGQWRQEQKILTDDPLNRGQYNQVGISNVTIRGAGMWYSQLYTLTEPQDAGGINHPHEGNFGFDIDDNTQISDIAIFGSGRIRGGDGNDEGGVGLNGRFGQNTRISNVWIEHSNVGVWVGRDYDNIPALWGPADGLQFSGMRIRDTYADGINFTNGTRNSKVFNSSFRTTGDDSLAVWASRYVKDTSVDIGHDNHFVNNTIQLPWRANGVAIYGGYGNTVENNLIYDTMNYPGIMLATDHDPLPFSGQTLVANNALYRTGGAFWGEAQEFGAITLFPSSRDITGVTIRDTDIYDSTYDGIQFKTGGGNMPGVVISNVKIDKSDNGAGIRAQSGARGSATLTNVTITDSADGNILVEPGSQFTITGGAGS from the coding sequence ATGAAACGCAAACAGCTCAGACGCCTGATCACGGGCGTGCTCGCGGCCGGCCTGATCGCCCTCGGCCTCTCCCCCCTCGCCACCTCGGCCGGCGCTGCCGACCGCCCCGACCTGGCGCTCGGCAAACCCGCTTCCGCGGGCGGGTCGACCGGCGGCTATCCCGCGGCCAATGTCACCGACGGGAACCAGGGTTCGTACTGGGAGGGTCCGACGAACGCGTTCCCGCAGGGGCTTCAGGTCGACCTCGGGCACATCGCCGCCGTCGACCAGGTGGTGCTCAAGCTGCCGGCCTCGTGGGAGGCGCGCACCGAGACGCTCAGCGTGCAGGGCAGCACCGACGGGACCGCGTTCAGCACGCTGGCCGCCGCGCAGGGACGGGCGTTCGCGCCGGGCACGGCCAACACCGTGACCATCAGCTTCAGCGCCGCCGACGCGCGGTACGTACGGCTGAACATCACCGGCAACACCGGCTGGCCCGCCGCGCAGGTCTCCGAGTTCGAGATCTACGGCACCGAGGCGACCGATCCCGGCGGTGACCCCGGTGACCCCGGTGACGGCAACGGCACCGACCTCGCCCACGGCAAGCCGATCGAGGCCTCCTCCACGACCCAGTCCTTCGTCGCGGCCAACGCCGACGACGGCCAGCTGGGCACCTACTGGGAGTCCAACGGCTTCCCCGCGACCCTGACCGCGAAGCTCGGCGCGGACGCCGACCTGACCTCGGTCGTGGTCAAGCTCAACCCCGACGGCGTCTGGGGCACCAGGACGCAGAACATCCAGGTCCTCGGCCGCGGGCAGGCCGGCGGCGGCTTCACCTCACTGGCGGCCGCGGCCGCCTACACCTTCAATCCGGCCACCAACCAGAACTCGGTGCGGATTCCGGTGAGCGGCCGGGCCGCCGACGTGCAACTCGCCATCACCGGCAACTCCGGTGCGCCCGGGGCCCAGGTCGCCGAGTTCCAGGTCATCGGAGTCCCGGCGCCCAACCCCGACCTGACGGTCACCGCCCTGTCCTGGTCGCCCGCGGCGCCGGTGGAGACCGACAGCGTCACGGTCAGCGCGACCGTAAGGAACGCCGGCTCGGCGGCCTCCCCCGCCACCACGGTGAACGTCAGCGTGGGCGGCGTGGTCGCGGGCACCGCCCCGGTCGGCGCCCTGGCGGCCGGGGCCTCCGCCACCGTGTCGGTGAACGCGGGGAAGCGGCCGACGGGCAGTTACCCCGTCACCGCGGCGGTGGACCCGTCGGACACGGTGATCGAGCAGAACAACGCCAACAACAGCCTGACGGCGTCCTCCCCGCTGGTGGTCGCCCAGAGCCCCGGACCCGACCTCCAGGTGCTCGGCGTCACGTCGAGCCCGTCCAATCCGGCGGTCGGCGCCTCTGTCTCCTTCACCGTCGCCGTGCACAACCGCGGCACCACCGCCTCCGGCGCCACCACGGTGACCCGGCTGACGGTGGGCGGGACCACGCTCAACACCAACACCCCCTCGGTCGCCGCCGGTTCGACCACGACCGTGAACGTCAGCGGCACCTGGACCGCCACCAGCGGCGGCGCCACCATCGTGGCCACCGCCGACGCGACCGGTGTCGTCACCGAGACCAACGAAAGCAACAACATCTTCTCCCAGCCCATCGTCGTCGGCCGCGGAGCAGCCGTGCCGTTCACCGAGTACGAGGCCGAGAACGGCACCTACCAGGGCACGTTGCTGACCACCGACCGGGAACGCACCTTCGGGCACACCGACTTCGCCACCGAGTCCTCCGGCCGCAAGTCCGTACGGCTCAACTCCACCGGCCAGTACGTGCAGTTCACCTCGACCGTGCCGACGAACTCCATCGTGGTGCGCAACTCCATCCCGGACGCGGCGGCCGGCGGCGGCATCGACGCGACCATCAGCCTCTACGTCAACCACACCTTCGTCCGCAAGCTCACGCTGTCCTCGACGCACAGCTGGCTGTACGGCAGCACCGACGACCCCGAGGGGCTGACGAACCGGCCAGGGGGCGACGCCCGGCGGCTGTTCGACGAGTCCAACGCGTTGCTGAACACCACCTATCCGGCCGGCACCACCTTCCGGCTGCAGCGCGACGCCACCGACACCGCGTCGTTCTACATCATCGACATGGTCGACCTGGAGCAGGTGGCCCCGCCGACCGCCAAGCCCGCCGAGTGCACCTCGATCACCGACTACGGGGCGGTGCCGGACGACGGTATCGACGACACGGCCGCCATCCAGCGAGCGGTCACCGCCGACCAGACGGGCACGATCAACTGCGTGTGGATCCCGGCGGGCCAGTGGCGGCAGGAGCAGAAGATCCTCACCGACGACCCGCTGAACCGCGGGCAGTACAACCAGGTGGGCATCAGCAACGTCACGATCCGCGGCGCGGGCATGTGGTACTCCCAGCTCTACACCCTGACCGAGCCGCAGGACGCCGGCGGCATCAACCACCCGCACGAGGGCAACTTCGGCTTCGACATCGACGACAACACCCAGATCTCCGACATCGCCATCTTCGGCTCCGGCCGCATCCGCGGCGGTGACGGCAACGACGAGGGCGGCGTCGGCCTCAACGGCCGCTTCGGCCAGAACACCCGGATCAGCAACGTGTGGATCGAGCACTCCAACGTGGGCGTGTGGGTCGGCCGCGACTACGACAACATCCCCGCCCTGTGGGGCCCGGCGGACGGGCTGCAGTTCAGCGGGATGCGGATCCGCGACACCTACGCCGACGGCATCAACTTCACCAACGGCACCCGGAACTCGAAGGTGTTCAACTCCTCCTTCCGCACCACCGGCGACGACTCACTGGCGGTCTGGGCCAGCCGCTACGTGAAGGACACCTCGGTCGACATCGGCCATGACAACCACTTCGTCAACAACACCATCCAGCTGCCCTGGCGGGCCAACGGTGTCGCGATCTACGGCGGTTACGGCAACACCGTGGAGAACAACCTGATCTACGACACCATGAACTACCCGGGCATCATGCTGGCGACCGACCACGACCCGCTGCCCTTCTCCGGGCAGACACTGGTCGCCAACAACGCCCTCTACCGCACGGGCGGTGCCTTCTGGGGCGAGGCGCAGGAGTTCGGCGCCATCACGCTCTTCCCGTCCAGTCGCGACATCACCGGGGTCACCATCCGGGACACCGACATCTACGACTCGACCTACGACGGCATCCAGTTCAAGACCGGCGGCGGCAACATGCCGGGCGTCGTGATCAGCAACGTGAAGATCGACAAGTCCGACAACGGCGCGGGCATCCGCGCCCAGAGCGGCGCCCGCGGCAGCGCGACGCTGACGAACGTGACCATCACCGACTCGGCCGACGGCAACATCCTGGTCGAACCGGGTTCGCAGTTCACGATCACCGGAGGCGCCGGCTCCTGA
- a CDS encoding EF-hand domain-containing protein, with amino-acid sequence MASVFQERKLKGMFAAFDTDSDGYLREEDFRALVARWSRLPGVGPGTELRTRVETLLMGWWAALREAGDTNGNGAVDLGEVLALVDRLPTMVADVTATADTVFDAVDANGDGVISPEEHLRLVETWNGRPVDVAGVFELLDLNGDGHLSREEFALLWRQFWISDNPAEPGNLLCGRIPAQ; translated from the coding sequence ATGGCCAGCGTGTTTCAGGAGCGCAAGCTCAAGGGGATGTTCGCGGCGTTCGACACGGACAGCGACGGCTATCTGCGCGAGGAGGACTTCCGGGCGCTGGTCGCCCGCTGGAGCCGGCTGCCGGGGGTGGGCCCGGGAACGGAGCTGCGCACCCGGGTCGAGACGCTGCTGATGGGCTGGTGGGCGGCGCTGCGGGAAGCCGGCGACACCAACGGGAACGGCGCGGTGGACCTCGGCGAGGTGCTCGCCCTCGTCGACCGGCTGCCCACGATGGTCGCCGACGTCACCGCGACCGCCGACACCGTCTTCGACGCGGTGGACGCCAACGGCGACGGCGTGATCTCCCCGGAGGAGCACCTCAGGCTCGTCGAGACCTGGAACGGCCGGCCGGTGGACGTGGCCGGGGTCTTCGAGCTGCTCGACCTGAACGGCGACGGCCACCTCAGCCGCGAGGAGTTCGCGCTGCTGTGGCGCCAGTTCTGGATCAGCGACAATCCGGCGGAGCCGGGCAACCTGCTCTGCGGGCGGATCCCGGCCCAGTAG
- a CDS encoding PRC-barrel domain-containing protein: protein MTDSMWAHQPAAGYNPGTDLAGFRVEATDGSIGKVDKHSVEVDSSYLVVDVGVWIFGKHVLLPAATISSIDLDRQTVFIALTKDEIKDAPEFDKDKHLTDPEHRAQTEHYYGRHRRV from the coding sequence GTGACTGACTCCATGTGGGCGCACCAGCCGGCCGCCGGATACAACCCGGGTACCGACCTGGCCGGGTTCCGGGTCGAGGCGACCGACGGAAGCATCGGGAAGGTCGACAAGCACTCGGTCGAGGTCGACTCGTCCTATCTCGTGGTCGACGTCGGCGTGTGGATCTTCGGCAAGCACGTGCTGCTTCCCGCGGCCACCATCAGCTCCATCGACCTCGACCGGCAGACGGTCTTCATCGCCCTGACCAAGGACGAGATCAAGGACGCACCGGAGTTCGACAAGGACAAGCACCTGACCGATCCGGAGCACCGCGCGCAGACCGAGCACTACTACGGGCGCCACCGCCGGGTGTGA
- a CDS encoding SigB/SigF/SigG family RNA polymerase sigma factor, whose amino-acid sequence MTASTQPAVSSVEPGSTALLASAAGRVGELPWIEDAGKVTPKDARSLTRMFFDRLQALEEGTAEYSYARNTLIEMNMSLVRFSARRFRSRGPEEMEDILQVGTIGLIKAIDRFELSREVEFTTFAVPYIVGEMKRFFRDTTWAVHVPRRLQELRVELAKARDHLTAVLDAPPTVAELAAYLELSEEDVIEGLVASNGYTAGSLDLPSGDGEDAGSDTGRSYAETVGAWDPAMELVEDFQSLAPLLGRLDERERTILQLRFGQELTQAEIGEQLGYSQMHVSRLLSRILKKLRTGLLTEH is encoded by the coding sequence GTGACCGCATCCACGCAGCCCGCAGTATCGTCCGTCGAGCCGGGCTCGACCGCGCTGCTCGCCAGTGCGGCAGGCCGGGTCGGTGAGCTGCCGTGGATCGAGGACGCGGGCAAGGTCACGCCGAAGGACGCCAGGTCGCTCACCAGGATGTTCTTCGACCGGCTGCAGGCACTCGAAGAGGGCACGGCCGAATACTCCTACGCGCGCAACACCCTGATCGAGATGAACATGTCCCTGGTCAGGTTCAGCGCGCGGCGCTTCCGCAGCCGCGGCCCCGAGGAGATGGAGGACATCCTCCAGGTCGGCACCATCGGCCTGATCAAGGCCATCGACCGCTTCGAGCTCAGCCGCGAGGTGGAGTTCACCACCTTCGCCGTGCCGTACATCGTCGGCGAGATGAAGCGCTTCTTCCGCGACACCACCTGGGCCGTCCACGTCCCGCGCCGGCTCCAGGAGCTGCGGGTCGAGCTGGCCAAGGCCCGCGACCACCTCACCGCCGTGCTGGACGCGCCGCCCACCGTCGCCGAGCTGGCCGCCTACCTCGAACTGTCCGAGGAGGACGTCATCGAGGGCCTGGTCGCCTCCAACGGCTACACCGCGGGATCCCTCGACCTCCCCAGCGGCGACGGCGAGGACGCCGGCTCCGACACCGGCCGCTCGTACGCCGAGACGGTCGGCGCCTGGGACCCGGCGATGGAGCTCGTCGAGGACTTCCAGTCGCTGGCGCCGCTGCTCGGCCGCCTCGACGAGCGCGAGCGGACGATCCTCCAGCTGCGCTTCGGCCAGGAGCTGACCCAGGCCGAGATCGGCGAGCAGCTCGGCTACTCCCAGATGCACGTCTCCCGGCTGCTCAGCCGGATCCTGAAGAAGCTCCGCACCGGGCTGCTCACCGAGCACTGA